The Larimichthys crocea isolate SSNF chromosome XXI, L_crocea_2.0, whole genome shotgun sequence genomic sequence CTTAACACCTTGGTTTCCATTCAACAGGACAAAGAAGCAGGCCTAACCTGAACCACAATGAACTAGACTaactttctgctgcagctccattTGTAACAAGCAGTGCTCCTCACTCAGCTATTGGGCCAGAtagatcggcggttcgatccccagctcttccagtctgcatgtcaacCAGTCAGGTCTTGGGTAAGATACCTGACCACAAACTGCTCCTGATGGCTGTGAcgccagtgtgtttgtgtgtgaatgggatTGATTcttttctgatgagcagttggcaacTTGTAAAGCAGCCTTGGCCATGTGACATGtagtgtaaagcactttgagtaaAGTTAAGTACAATCCATTTACCATTATCTGTACacagaagtgatttaaaagacaaacaataaacatttaGTGTACAATATTTGATTGTAGGTTGAGTGATGTGCTACTAGACTCTCCGAAGTATTTTAGACAGGGCATACCAATCAGTTTGAAGAGAAAATCAGTGTCCTGCAACATTCAGTGTATGCCTTTGAGGTTGTCCTTCAAAATACCCAGCAGGTTTACTGTCTTGACAAACATTCGCACTCCCTTCCCTATCATGATTATGCCTTTTtcttatgaaataaaaaacaagggCCAATATCTCATGCAAAAGCAGGgctcattgttgttgttctttggCCCTTGGAGATATACTCCAACGAAGACTTGTTGACACCACTTACAAACCTGCAATAGTCAGAGAAAAAGCAACATACTCtttgaaaataataaaccaACAGAACCTCCCGCCATCAGCTGTGCACTAATGAGAAGGCTTCTTGTTCTAGCAAAGTAAGGATGGCCAGGCACATTATTCACTGatgttgaaatcattttttctcATTAGTCTATTGCATATAATGTAAAACAGCACAATGTAGTACCTGAACACACGCTGGCCCTGTCATGTGGATAAAAAAGGAACAGTAATGTGAGGGAGCCTGAAAGCCTCAACgattttttatctttgttgGCTTTCGGATGGAGACATAGGTGTttgctgaaaatgaatgaatgaatctggTGCAGATACAGTACTTATTGAATTTTGTCCTCATTGGGTTTACAGAGGTGCATGAATGTATCCTCCCACTCTGAGATCAAAGACAACTCTCACCTTCCCTCAACTGCTCACAGAGTCTGTATGAGTTAACTAAATCCTGCCAGAACCTGAACCAGAACTCTCTGGGAAGTTGTCATTTGGAAAAGGGCATGCCCTTAATGATTTACATGTGACTGGATGAACCAtctttctatctctgtctctcacgTGTGAACTTTAAATGATCAGATCAACAAACCAGGTAAAGTAGCCAAATTCTTTTCCATCCATAAAAGTCTTCAGTGTcgttctttgttcttctttcagTTAATAAAAGTTCTACACTTCAAAGAGAACTGATGCAGGCAGACCTACGTGaacctctttagcagctgcCATTGTTTTCAAGTGCGTAAGGCCAAAATGGATTCCCACATTATCTTGCAAGTCCAGCTGCCTCACAAGATTAAGAATTGACTTGAAGAGCATATTCTGATACTAAATTATGTTTATACTTATAATGAACGTTTGTTTTCATGCTCTGCTCTAACTTTAATAGTATGAGttggttaataataataataataataattctccagtcagaccagaagaagaaggtgcAACAAGATGATGCAATAAAAGAGCACCAATAGAAGCTTCACCAGTGGAAAACAACACCGGAAACAGGAAGTATAtcagatatttgtgtttgtttcatgtagcTGACTTAAATGTCTGCTACTTCACAACTACTCCACACCACACCTAACCACACTTATGACTGCTGACTGAAACTTCTAACCATCAGAGAAAGTCAGCCTGCAGTTAAATTACTCTTCAACAGTCTAAAAGTAGTAGCTGTTGCGGGACAGCTTCTTTGACAAAGACAATGTGTTAGTGCTCTTTGTTTGGTTCCTCTGAACAAAAACTCTTTGGAAAACATCAAAGATGTGGTTATAATCTacaaactgaatatttctttgAATGAAATGCTGCATTAGACCTTCTGTACTGTTGTCACACTTTCCAAGATCAGCCTTTGATACCAATACAAAGTTTAATATCTAAAGATTCTCTCCTGTCATGATACTGCGTAGGCGTAGTTGAATCCTGTTTTGTGAGGTACACAGATGCTGccactttttcttctctttactATTCAAActcagctgctgtctgtgcaGACTCTGCCCTCCAGGAGCACACGCTGAAATGAAATTTCATCTTGCACAAGAGAGTTTGTGAAAGCTGTGAATGTTCAGGAAATTCATTATTGATTCAATCTTTCACAATGTGTATGGGACAGTACTAAAATTATCACGACACATCAATCTACAGTAACAGTATGGCTGCCTGTGCTCAGATAAGGGCTGCTGTGAATGATTCTGCAGACTGTAGCTTCCCCTCCACCTCTGTGCATGAAGGCTGTAGCCCAGCGGGCCCCCGGGGTTGGCACAGTGGTTGTCTGTCAGGAGCTGTGATGAGTGTTCACATCAAGGCCTTCGCTGATTACTGCTATCTGGCTCTGCTCAACATACAAGGGAGCCACTCGCATGGCTGTCATGCTTGACTTGTCGGGAGAGATCTCGTTTTGCTAACTCCCTGACCTCCACACCATCCATCCTCCACAGAGCGCCCTTGACTTTGACCAGATGATTTAGTAAACACTCCTCCTCAGTGTGCTGCTCCGCTCTCTGTGATGAAATGCTTCTATTTGTGGTCCCGAGGCTCCGTGAACACATTCTAAGGACTCTGCAGGTCATTTACAATGTACCTTATTCTAGGCTGGAGTTTGGGACAAAGTGACTAATCGACAGCACATGAAGGATATTCATAACTGTTATACTCTGTTCTCATATCTAATATTGATTTGAAGACATAGCATCAGTTGATAAAAAGTTTGTTCTATACAAAATGGAGTTTGGCTGAATTTAGAATTTTCACAGAAAGccattcttttcttttactaATCGACAGCAGATAGGACTGTATACAATACCATGAGGACCACTTCCAACCATGGCCGAATTTAAAACGACAGCCACAAACAGCCACATCTGTTTCTGGATTCACAAAATGTAGGAATTTGTTGCTCTATAATCTTATATTGTTTTCAGGATTgagactgttggtcagacaaaacaagtaattCGAAGATGTGTGTGGAGCCCCGGAAACTGACTATTATAAAGGTTTATCAGACAagtcaaatacaaaaaacaaaaaaacaaaaaaacaaaatacattacTAAATAATGctgttaaagacatttttaaaaataaaatgttgaaaatttCCTCAAAGCTCCAATCAGTTTATTTCCTTTGCCACCAACcagttgaaatgaaatgaaaactaaatGTATTTGACAGGAAGGATCTTCTGGGCCACGAGACAAATAGCTGAACACACTCAACAGATGATGAGTTGATCTTTAGCTGGCAGTTTAATATGAGCGCTGAGGAGACACAGACAATCATCTCCGACACAGAAAGATAGAGCCTTAATATATATTTGGAAACCATCTACAATTCTCTGGACTTTCTTTGTAGCATATATAATCTCCTCCAAGGGGATGAACTGATTCCTTACACATCGTGGGGCTTCTGGAAAACAATCTATCCGTCTTGGGGCTTTGCCCAGAGTTCAAACAAATcagtgaacacaaacatacttttACACAAGACATAAACTGTCATCATCCTAACAGTATTTGTCTTAGGTTCAACTCCTTCACTCTTTATAGATAGTAGAAGACATTGAGCAGCAGCCATGTCAGCAGTGAACTCACTAAAGCTAACTTTTGTGATAAAACTATACCAACCAGTGCAGTTCATGTAAATGTTACTCACAACTTCACCCGTCTCTCCTCTCAGTCCCGCCCTCTGTAACAGTtgaaggaggtggtggtgttggaATGTTAGTTCCAGTCCACTTTTGAGCCCTGGTACTATTTGTTGAAAAGTACTGCAGCTCCTTGTCCCAACGTGCACACAAATTCAGCATTCAGATTACCATTATTTTTGTAAGTGCCAGCCCACTCAGTCAGCCTTTAGCCTAACATTTTCCTTATCTGTCCCTGCAGCTGTTACACTGTactattcatcatcatcattacgCCCATTAGCACCTCTATCATATCAGGCAGGTGACACTTTGTGAGGCAGAAAACCTGAGAAATATAGATAAGTCAACTCAACACAACGATATGATTCATCACAGGCAATATTTGGTaacactgtggtgtgtgtttgggtgtttgaacatgttagtgtgggtgtgtgcggCCATccatgagtgtgtatgtgcagtgcACAGATGttgatgtgtgcatgtgtgtgtgggtgtgaagcAGCAAAGGAAAAGGGGATAATCTCAGTTCATGTTGGAAAGcgtgctgtttttatttcatgctgTTTATCTGCATATTTGTTCTtatctgaaaaataatattGTATAACATCACTGTGCATATAATGATGTGCAAATGTGCACAGTGGTTTACTGCAACACTTTCTCTTTCAGGCTGCTTTCTGTCGTTATCTGAGTCATTACACTAAATTTCAGAGAGAGATTATCACATGCAGAAGTGGATAAATAAAATTGCAGGTGTGTTGTCTCATGCGTAGTAGTCTGGAATGAAAGTCACTCAAAGTCCTATTTTATTTGACCACTGAAatacaatcatttaaaaataccaCTTATCACCATAGTCGCCCCAGTGAATGCTGTTACAGCCTGCTGTCTAATGTGCTGTACTTGAGTTATTGCGCTGTATTCCCCAATCACAGGACTACATTATGATTACAGCATTATCTACACCTGAGTGCTATATCCCTGGAGAGAAATAGACCTGGGTCACATGATGTCTCAGATAGAGGCCGTTCCGAGGCCCAGTAACTGACAGACTCCATTAtagaacaaactgaacaagGCAAGCACAAATGGTATGCCATTGGCAATATAGACTGCATACCGTCTGGAGTCGAGATGCTTTGCATATCCCATGGAAACATGATTGTTGCAACCTTATTCTTTATTTCTGGCCATGATTTATGGAACAGAAATTACTCTAGCAACTTCaataacaacatatatataattcataTGCACGTAAACACAACCATTATATTACCTCTTCTATAACACTCCCCTTTGACACATCATGCCAATGCCACTCAACAACTCCCTGCACTACCTTGACCTCCAAAGTTTTGGTGCTTTTTAGTGTGGGGTTAGTTCTCCAACAGGATCCTCAATATTACTTAAGGACAGAGAACAGAGCTGTTTCGATCGAAATCTTTATTACTAAAGTGTACAGTATTACTGTTTGCTATAAATGCCCATTTCCTCCAAGTGTACCAGTCATTCCTAAGATGTTGGAACTttgtaacaaaaaatacattGCAACACAGCAGCCTCCAGTTTAGACAAACCTAAGGTAAAATTATTACTCATACTGTCCATTATACTGTTCTTTCAGATGGGTTTATTTAAAGTGGTCAGGCTAAACCTTTGGCTTGTTCAGACTCACAGGGCAGTGTTTCCACTGCTACCAATCTTTGCCTCCACCTCACAAAAGAGACACTGTGTAAAATGGACATTTGTCCCAGAGGACATGACTGCCGTGATTTCAAAAAATCATTTGTAACGTGGACTtgtcagaccacagcacactttcCATTGGTTTATTACATAGACAGTTATGTCAGTTATGTCATAATCAGTTCAAGTCAGCTGTGTTTCTGGACATTGTTGCTATCTGTCTTTTTGCATATCTTTACATTACAGGGTTAGGTTTAGTTAATTACAGTTGTGTGTCGagaatcattcattttaaaatgttgagcTTTTTTTCAAAGTGGTGAACCTCACCTTGTCCTTTCTTGTGAAAATCTGGGGATGCCCCTTTCATACCCATGATACACCACCATGATAAAATGAGCTGTCATCAGTTAACCTGTGGAATGTTCCAAGCAGGTTTTTTCTGATTATTCCACAACTTCTACAGTGTTTTGTTGCCCCAGTTtcattaaatatcttgtctttgtgctTCAATCCTGttcttatttacattttacacagcatccCAACTTACACAACTTACATTCACATCTCTGGTTTTTGGcaattttaattttctttagtCTGGTTCAAATCTGGGAACCAGCCAACTCTGATGGATGCAAGAAGAATGTTGCATGAACAGCGACTTTTTACTTCTCTTCTGTGGCAGTGAACACAATGCACAGCCTTAGAGTAACTATTATGCAGAAACTTCAGCATATCCAGACACTTTATGTCTCATTAAAGTGACTTAACTACACCTAGCATGGAGTTCTCTGCAACAGTGCATTGGTACTTCTGTCACAGTCTGCAGGGCATATCCCCCTGACACAGAAACTTTTAAGATGAGGTGAAACTTTAATGATTCCTGCAGGCATTAGGTAAAGATTTCAAAAAAGAAGCAGACAGTCATTTTGGGAAATGACTTTAAAATCTTGATCGTTTCAGGTAGGACATTGTTGTGCCTGTGGCTCCATCTCAGATCCCTTTACACCTTTTGCACCTAAGTTCCTTCTGTGGTCTTTCAGAGGGGCTGTGTTGAAATGGTGTTTGAAAGATGAGTTCATTTTTATTACCCTtactttatctttatttttctgtttctcacacAGCTTCCCTTATATGACTCTACCATGGACCACATcatctgctgcctgctggtCCTGGGAGCCACAGTGATGATCACCCATGCATGCCCCAAGTACTGTGTATGCCAGAATCTGTCTGAGTCCCTGGGGACATTGTGTCCCTCCAAAGGCCTTCTTTTTGTGCCTCCGGACATCGACCGCAGTACAGTGGAGCTCCGTCTGGGAGGCAACTACATCCTCCGTATTACACAGCAGGACTTTGCCAATATGACCGACCTGGTGGATCTGACCCTCTCCAGGAACACCATCAGCTACATTCAGCCCTTCTCCTTTGGTGACCTGGAAACACTACGCTCACTTCATCTGGACAACAACCGCTTGATGGAGCTAGGCCCTGATGACTTGCGAGGTTTAGTCAACCTGCAACACCTCATTGTCAACAACAACCAACTGGGACGCATCCATGACAAGGCCTTTGAGGATCTGGCACCTGCCTTGGAGGATCTAGATCTCTCCTACAACAACCTAATATCTCTGCCCTGGGACTCTGTCCGCCAGATGATTAACCTTCACCAGCTAAGTCTTGATCACAATCTATTGAACTTTATTCCAGAGGGAACCTTCACTGACTTGGAAAGGCTGGCGAGATTGGACCTGACCTCTAATCGTTTGCAGAAGCTACCCCCAGACCCCGTCTTTGCCCGCGCCCAGGACTCAATGATCCTGACTACACCCTATGCTCCACAGCTGTCCCTAAGCCTGGGCGGAAACCCACTGCACTGCAACTGTGAGATGCTGTGGCTGCGGAGGCTTGAGAGAGATGATGACCTGGAGACCTGTGCCTCCCCGACTGGCCTGAAGGGTCGTTACTTCTGGAATGTGAAAGAGGAGGAGTTTGTGTGTCAGCCACCGCTCATTACCCAGCACACCCACAGAATGCTGGTTCTGGAGGGCCAAACAGCCAGCCTACGATGCGAAGCAACAGGAGACCCATCTCCTGTTATCCACTGGATCTCCCCTGATGATCGATTGCTTGGCAACTCCTCCCGAACCTCAGTGTTCAGCAACGGAACCCTTagcatcaccatcaccacctccaAGGATTACGGCACCTTCACCTGCATTGCTGCTAACGTGGCCGGAGAGTCCACTGCCTCTGTGGAGGTGTCCATTGTCCAGCTTCCTCACCTCAGCAACGGCACCGGGCAGCCAGCACCGCCAAAGTCACGTCTCTCTGATATCACAGGGACAACAAGGATCAGCAAAGGTGCTCCCAAGAGCCAACCAGAGAGGATTGTGTCCGTCTCTGAGGTGACAGCTGTTTCAGCACTGGTCAAGTGGACAGTAAGCAAGTCAGCTCCCAAGGTGAAGATGTACCAGCTCCAGTACAACTGCTCTGATGATGAGGTTCTGATTTACAGGTAAACACTTGCATCCTATTTTAGGAATCTTGAAGTGTAGACACAGTTCTTTTGAGAATTCATGTCATTTACTGAACAGGGGATTGAGTTTATTTTAAGATGCACTAAATGTTTCATATTACCAATGGATTAAATGACTGGCACGTGTAACGTGAAAGGGATCATTAGTAGTGTCAATATTTTTCCAATATTTAAGCACATCTTGATTGTTAGAAGATAATGAGGGAATAGTAGTGGCATCTGAATGAGAGGCTCAGTACAAAACTACATATGAAGAATGTTTTGATCTTTAACACTCCAGCACACTCAACTCTATTTTTCTGTATATACTCCAGGACATATATAATTTATACAACACTGTAAGACACTGAGTGATGTCTATTTACAGGATGCAGTGTTCAGAATCACAATAACAGAGGAATCAGTGTATTGCACTATATTGCACTGAgttttctgtaatattttacaCTAAGGTTGGCACATCCAAGggatccatccatcatccattgTCTGTATTGTCTATCAAATTGTTTAACAGCGGCAAAAACaactctttttccttcttcgtCACATTTTCATCTGACATCTCCCTCACTAGTTCTGTGCCGGGCTCGATTATGCTCAGCCGTCCAGAACCAGAGGAATTTATATGCTCAGGAGGCGGGGATTTCTGTCAATCCAGCAGCATTTGATGGGGATGAAACTGTATTAGATGAGGCTTGTATTCTGCAGCCACAGCCTCTGAGATGAATGTGAAACcatccagaaaaaaaatccaattacTTAATGCCATTTAAATCAGTTACTCTTCTCAAAACTGTGGAAAGCAAGATATTTAGAGCTGTAGCCTGAGGGCTGTGGCCACCCTTTTGTTGCAATATTTCCCTTCATTATGAagcatattttattgtttcactcTCATAATAATGTAGGAAGAATGTCTTTCAGTCCTTTCTGTAATTATATAGCACAACTCTCACAatcataatgtaatgtaatgtaattaattctattcaacatttatatttttgtgttgtatttattttgaaagtaaagattttgaatatgaatatgtagAAAATTATATAATGCACACGCTATAACACAAATATTCATACAACATATGCACCAAATGACTTAGCAGTATAGAAGAATGAAAGCTGTTATTGCACCAAATGACTTAGCAGTATAGAAGAATGAAAGCTGTTATAAAGTCATTTCCAAAGGGCCTCCCTTATGAACACATTCATAAGCACACTATATGCAAATCAAGATTTGAATAGTGCTCTACTTTTCTCACAGAAATTTGgatgtataaaaaaaactaattgaaaatgtttgaaatattttggacTTGCAGGTGGCAAAAATAGTGAGATAAATATGAAATGGGAAGTTCcaggggcagcagtagctcagtctgtaggaaCCCGGAGGGTTGCTGGTTCTAATCCggtatggaccaaagtatagagggtggactggtagctggagaggtgtcagttcacctcctgggcactgccgaggggcccttgagcaaggtactgaaTCCGTAACTGCACTGGTTgccatcctctttttttttttttacatattttttagttatagtttttatatatttaatttattttatttattataattgtattatttttacttctgtttgattatttgtttttgtttgttctatctttttttgtttgttttgacctttTACATagtatagtttatagtttttacAGGTCCTATTGCAGGCCTATGTGTAAAAGTgtacaaagtatttttttcattctatTCTATTTAGATGATGTTCATTGAATCAACAAGCTCTTAAAACCTAAACCTTACCAAACCTTAAATATAGAAATAGCAACAATAAGAGAATCATCATTAAAGGTAATATGAACAACTAGGTTTCATccaaggtacacacctgtagaCACAATACTTTTGGGAGGAAGAAGTGAACTACAACTCCCAGGGTGCGTTTTTGATTACACTGttgtgaaaacagacacagcCTACACATTAAATGACTTAACGTTTTGATTCTTTGTCAAGTTCTCATTAGTGAAGCTGAAACCAGTTTAGATTGGTGGTCAGAGGACAAACCTAAATGATCATTTGTTATCTGTGTTGAATTATACTGAAGAGATAGTTGGAAGAAAGCAGCGTTTCTGTGACGGTCTGGACTCTAAGCTTAGTTGTAGCTTCTTATGATCAGTAGAAAAGTGAAAAGAGACCTTTTGTGATGTGACTAATTGGGAGTCGTAAAAGTAAAAGCAGGGACCACAGACTGAACTTTGCTGAGCCCCACTGATGATGTCTGCTGAAGATGTCTTGAATTTGAATATGAGACAGATAAGAGCTGAACCAACAAGTCCTTAATGCCAAGCTAGGAATATACCTGATCAATTAAGATGTTAGCAAAAGCTGCACCAAATCTAGAGGGATTAAAAGAGAGCTTCCATGCTGCAATGAGAATATGATTTTCTACCTTAATAGGAACCGTCTCTGTGCTGTGCATTGTTCTGAAAGCAGcctgaaatgtttcacagatttaTTCATCAAAGTCAAGTTGAATTCAGGAAAGTTGAGTGCAGACAACTCTCTGTAAAAGTTTAGATAAGAATGGAAGTTTGAAAGTAGGCCTGTAGCTGCTCAAATTCACCAGATCCAGACAACTTAATCATTTGAGCTGTGTCCCACTATTGTGCACACGAGGTAAGAGTTGTCAGCTGTTTGCTCTTCAAACACTGGAGCTGGAGGACAATGTTATCACTGCTTGGGTTTCCCTGATTGGCACATTGTTACTTGAACTAAAGGTTTTACGTGATCCTTTATGTAGGATGGTTGAATGTGAAGGCCTGAGGGTCCAGAGAACTTATTCAAGACTTAAAAAAGGAATGTGGCATTGTCAGGCTGAAGGAAGACTTCTTTTATTCCTGAAAACTCTACTATTCTGAGATGTTCTGTGACTGCAGTATAATCAGAGGTGGGTAGAGTCGCCAAAAATGTTCTCAAGAAGTCTGTTTCCAAAAGAGTTGACAgacgagaaaacaaaatgtgatgatgtgcaaaacattgaaaCCCATATTGGActgaaaacagcacaaagaaaacaacaactgctgaaactgagaaatgtacaaatggacatttttcaaaacaaaaaaaaaagttttttttaacacacagctgtatttatGGTATTGTAAATTAGCAATGAAAGATCCAAAATGACCAGACCAAAATGACTCGGAAATAACAATAGGATGTTTTATAATCATCACTATGAAAGGAATACTTCTCTCTGGCATCTACAACTGTTCACTTTatcacatgttgtgttttcagcttggTGCTGCCCTGACTTGGCAAAAAaatccagtgtgtgtgatttaggGGACTGTCTTTATGGCAGAAAAAGAATATAatgttctattttttatttattttatttatctatgttttcatgagtgtataatcacctggacataagaatcattatgtttttgttaccttacaataTAGCCTACCTTTATACCTACAcatgttcaccatgttgaacagccatgtttctacaagaGCACAGAAGAGGAAAAGTAATAAACCCTGCCTCTAGATAGAACCTTTGAAGAATTTCACCTTGTAGTTTACCTTCCCGCttggaagaggagggtgaggtgacaggtattcatttggttgcaatctacaaCCTTATCActaaatagaatagaatagaatagaatagaatagaatagaatagaatagaatagggtaaattcttttttcattcagttttttttgctgaaatacaaacacacacacacacacagagggctcatagacattgaaatgtggagagaaggtggagtgatgggcagacacacagagcagcactgTGGGAGCAGTTATGGGTatggtaccttgctcaagggcacctcgtCAGTGCCCAGGAGTGACCTCGTCAGCTACCAGttcaccttccatactttggtcaTTGCTGGACTTGTACCGGCCACCCTCCAAGTCACTTTAGCTGTTGGCTTCATtgtaaattagatttttctaATTCTGACACAGGCAGTGAATATTTCCCaccatgttagctgctgtacaTTCCTATCTGTGCCATGATTTTCTAATGAGAGCTCATTTCTGCAGGTTTACATGAGCTATGCTATTATCACAG encodes the following:
- the lrfn2b gene encoding leucine-rich repeat and fibronectin type-III domain-containing protein 2, producing MDHIICCLLVLGATVMITHACPKYCVCQNLSESLGTLCPSKGLLFVPPDIDRSTVELRLGGNYILRITQQDFANMTDLVDLTLSRNTISYIQPFSFGDLETLRSLHLDNNRLMELGPDDLRGLVNLQHLIVNNNQLGRIHDKAFEDLAPALEDLDLSYNNLISLPWDSVRQMINLHQLSLDHNLLNFIPEGTFTDLERLARLDLTSNRLQKLPPDPVFARAQDSMILTTPYAPQLSLSLGGNPLHCNCEMLWLRRLERDDDLETCASPTGLKGRYFWNVKEEEFVCQPPLITQHTHRMLVLEGQTASLRCEATGDPSPVIHWISPDDRLLGNSSRTSVFSNGTLSITITTSKDYGTFTCIAANVAGESTASVEVSIVQLPHLSNGTGQPAPPKSRLSDITGTTRISKGAPKSQPERIVSVSEVTAVSALVKWTVSKSAPKVKMYQLQYNCSDDEVLIYRMIPASSKAFLVTNLVSGTRYDLCVLAAWDDTATTLTATNVVGCTHFFTQDDYPQCQSLPSQLLGGTMILVVGGIIVATLLVFIVILMVRYKAADTESPVGKLTSVSDTHSQTNGGRLGQNGLLMPQSQGQTQSEPKVKAKVTLQDEVVEFKCGSLQSSLTSSSSSSGSMAGGSYSPNSTLANIWRSAAPKPRSNLDHLLGAFTSLELRGTQGSDPGASNSAAIAAVKPHTDREPLLGRTLDSSLSRLLMLPLDSKPKRSQSFDMGDVTGAGAAQLCNKPRRISSIWTKRSLSVNGMLLQCEEEGDTGGSKGTIDSADWVMESTV